The following is a genomic window from Amycolatopsis sp. BJA-103.
AGCCCCGCCCACCGGTAGCAGGATTTGACCAGGTACTCCAGCGCGCCGCGGCCGATCGGCTCGCCCGCACGATCCCGGAGGAGGGGAGTGGAGGGCCCGAACCGCTGCTGCGCGAAGCGACGGCGGCAGGAGGCCAGGTACTCCTCGATGATCTTCTCCATGATCGGCTGGACCGGGATCGACCGGTCGCGGCTTCCCTTGCCGTGAACGTGCAGCCGCATCTCACCCTGACGGCCGACCAGCGACCGCGTGGTCAGGGCTCGCATCTCCGCGGCACGCAGTCCGGCGACCAGGCCGAGCGCGATCACCAGGACGTCCCGCTCCGGCCACGGATCCCGCGTCCGGCGGGAACCATCGGCGGCGGCCGCGAGCAACTGCTCCGGGGTTTCCTCGCCCCGCAACGGTTTCGGCGTCAACGGCGGCGCCTTCGGCCGGGCGACCGCGCCCATCGGGTTGCCCGCGAGCAGGCCGTCGGACACACAGAAGGTGAGGAACTGGTTCCAGGTCGACCACGCGCGCAGGACCGAGCTCTTGGCGTGCGTGTCCGCGAAGGCACCGAAGGCGTTCCGGAGTGCCTGGGCGGTGAGCATCTCGACGGTGAGGTCGTCAGGGGAGCGGTTGGACTCGCGGAGCAGCAGCTCGGTGATGCCGGCGAGGTCGCGGCGGTAGGCGTCGGTGGTGTGAGGAGAATCCTTACGGGGACGACGTGCGGCGAAAAAGGCTTGCTGTGCCTCGGAGACCCTCATGAGAACCTTGTACCGCATGGCACCGACAGTCTTACACTGGGTTATATTCCGTTTCATGCATAATAGTGATTATGCATGAAACGGAGTGACGGGTCCGGAAATCCCTCGCGGGGGATCCTGGTCCGCTCGTTGGCCCTCAGGGTGTCATGAAAGAGTCTCTCCTGACGTTTTTCATCCCGAATGACCCTTTCATGACGCTTGGGTCGCCTGGGAGACCGCAGGCCTGAGGTGAGCAGGCTGGTCAGGCGAGTTAGCCAGACGAGCTGCCGCTGAACACCTCCGTTGATCATCAACGGCCGAGACGCCTGGATTGATTCGTCACAGTGACGTAATGAGCTTGGGTGATCGGTCATCCGTTTTGGGTTGCCGGGGGTGTCCTGACCGCTTCAGGAGACCAAGGGGTGGTCGGGTTCAGGGAGGGCTGAAGGGGCCCATGCCCGCATGTCACGCGACGAAGGGAGCTTTCCCCGCGTGACATGCGACGAAAGGCCCCTTCAGCTCACGCCAGAGACCCCTCTCGGGCCTTGTTATCCAGGTCGTCCAAAGTGCCGATAATGTACATTATGTCAAGTAAGGTTGATAAGGTGGCCCCATCCGGCCCCCTGACTCACTCGGCCTGATCGAGCCCGCGTTGGCCACGCAGACGTGTGGTTCGATGCCCTGGTGATCCCGACCGAAGCGGACCTCGCGGACGCGTTGACCACGGCCGCTCGTGCCGCTGTCTCGGATCTGTTCCGCGGCAACCCTGGCCACACCTTCTACTACGTCACGCTGACCACGCCCGGCGAGGCGTTCGGTCCTGCGCTGTCGGCGTGGTCACGCGAGGCGCTGGCACAGCGATCGGATGCTGACGACGTCCGCTACTCCTACGCCGATTCGCCGTTTTCGATCCAGGGTGAGCAGTATCTGAAGCCCGTCCGCGAACTGTTCGCCGCCAGGCCGGCGGTGTTCGACATCGCCGATGACGACGCGTCCGACGCGGAGTTCGCTCTTCGGCTGCGTGCGATGGAGACAGCGCTGCTCAGGCTGGCTGATGAAGGGCTGTTCGGTGTCGGCGAGGCTCGGGCGGACGTGCTGGCCCTGGTCGAGGTCGTTCCTGGCGACGAGGAAAATGTCGACCGAGCTAGTCGGCTCAACCCGCCCGGGTCGGCGCTGGATGCTTGGCTGGCCTACTGGACCTCGTAGAGACCGCTGCTCCCCTGCCGGTCAGGAGCGTTCTGTGATGGCCTCGCGCTATGGTCATCCGCGGAAACGAACCTGGGGGTTAGACGAAATGTCCGAGAACACCACTGTGCGCGTCGATCCGTCCAACGAGCGGATGCTGCAGGCTTGGGACGGCAACGACGGCGCACTCTGGGCGAAGCGTGCACAACGCTTCAACGACGGCGTCGCCGCGTACCGCGACATCTTCTTCTCTGCGGCCGGCATCCAGTCGACCGACAACGTCCTCGATGTC
Proteins encoded in this region:
- a CDS encoding tyrosine-type recombinase/integrase, with product MRYKVLMRVSEAQQAFFAARRPRKDSPHTTDAYRRDLAGITELLLRESNRSPDDLTVEMLTAQALRNAFGAFADTHAKSSVLRAWSTWNQFLTFCVSDGLLAGNPMGAVARPKAPPLTPKPLRGEETPEQLLAAAADGSRRTRDPWPERDVLVIALGLVAGLRAAEMRALTTRSLVGRQGEMRLHVHGKGSRDRSIPVQPIMEKIIEEYLASCRRRFAQQRFGPSTPLLRDRAGEPIGRGALEYLVKSCYRWAGLHDRVPVGANLHALRHTFATRLAEDGATASEIMALLGHASLATSQNYIEATGREQRAAAASNRTYRALDGIL
- a CDS encoding DUF4303 domain-containing protein, coding for MIPTEADLADALTTAARAAVSDLFRGNPGHTFYYVTLTTPGEAFGPALSAWSREALAQRSDADDVRYSYADSPFSIQGEQYLKPVRELFAARPAVFDIADDDASDAEFALRLRAMETALLRLADEGLFGVGEARADVLALVEVVPGDEENVDRASRLNPPGSALDAWLAYWTS